CGCCAATCCCGCAGTGGAATGGTGACCTCGTTCTTCGGGCGGTTGGCGCGGACCTGGCGGGTGGTTTCGTCCCAGCTCTTGACGCCGCTGGTGGTATCGAGGACCTGGACGTTCTGGGCCCCTACCGCACAGGCGTAGCGCAGGGCGTCTTCGACGCCGCAACCGTTGAGGTAGGCAGCCAGGAATCCCGCCACGGCGTTGTCGCCGCTGCCCGCGGCTGAGACCACCTTCTCGACGTGGTAGCTCGGCTCGAACAGTTCGCGGTCGGCCCAGTCATCGAGGCTGCCCGGCCGGGCCCGGCCGGTTTTTTCAAGCCGCTGCTTGCCGGCCGTTCGTACGTAGAGTCCCAGTCGGCCGCACTTGATCACGACGACCGCCACGCCGGCGTCGATGCAGGCCTGGCCGAGTTCGCCAAGGAGTTTGCCGTCGATGCCAGCCAGCAGGTCGCCGTCGGCGGCGCGGGCCAGCAGCGTGTCGAACGCCGACCGCTGGAGGGTGAAGGCCAGCTCCTCGATGCTCGGGACGAACAGGTCCACGTGCGGCAGCGTCCGACGGAAGATCGCGGGCCAGTCCACCTGACCGCTGGGACCGGCGGGGTCGGGCAGAGCCAGGTCGAGGCTGGTGGTGGCGCCGGCGGACTTGGCGTTGGCCATGATTTGGGCTAGTTCCTGGCCGCCGTTGCCGTAGGTTCGGGCCATCAGGGGCGGATAGCCGAAGTGGAACAGGTCGGCGGCGGCCACCACGGTCTGGTCAATGTCCGCAGCGTCGAAGGTGTCGTTGGCGCCGGGACAGTGGAGGAAGATGCGGTCGATGCCGGGCGGGCTGATGACGATGGTGTAGCTGGTGGTTTCGCCGTCGACCACGCGCATGCTGATCTCGTCGCCGGTCGCCTGGCTGGTCAGTTTATCCACCAGGGCTGAGCCGAAAAGGTCATTGCCGCACTTGCCCATCAGCCGCACCGTCTTGCCCAGCCGTCGAAGGGGCAACCCGGTATTCGGAACCACGCCGCCGGTCGAGATCGTCGCCGCCTCCACATTGATCAGCTTGCCCGGCCGAAACAACTCCGCGAACGACCCGGTGAACGCCGGGACGCTCGGAAAGATGTCCACGCACGCATGACCCGCCACCACCACGTCCACTTTGCCGCTTGTCATCCGACCACTCCTATCTTCAGACGCCGATGCTCGCATTCCGATAAGGGCTTACGCCGCGGGATATTGTAACACCGCCGGTCCGCCGGGGAAAGAAGGAGTATCGCCGCCGATGGTGGCATCCGCAACCGCGTGCTCCGCTCATTGCTTCTTTTTGATTCGCTTGGCCTGCTCGATCATCTGGCGGTCGCGTGGTCGGTTGGTCGCCTTCTTGGAGTCGATGAACGCATCGAGGCTGAGCACCCGCATCCGGAGGCCGTCCACGTCGATGAGCAGGCTGTTCTCTTTAACCTTTGGGAAATCCCCCACTCCTTCGACGAAACTCAGGCAGTCCAGTTGGCCGACGTCGGTGTCCAGGTAGAGGTTGTTGTACTGCCCGGCGTTTAGCTCGGTCAACTCCAGCTTCAGGCGGGCCGGCGTCATGCGGTGAACGGGGTGAACATCCTTGAGCGCCTCGGCAAGCTTCAGGAGATTAGGGACTGAGAAGTCACAGCAGATATCGACGTCCTGCGTGACGTAGGTGCATCCGTGCACGACCCCGGCGAACCCGCCGATGATGACGAAATCCACCTCCTTGGCAGTCAGCAACTCCAACAGCGTCAGAAATGACTGGTTCACAGGACCTTGGCCCTTTGGAGTTTTTGCATCGTGGCCAGGGCGATCTGATGACGGCGGATGCGCTCAGCGTAGCTGCGCTTAAGGTTCTCCTCCAGCATCCGCTCGTCCAGCGACGACTCTTGCGAGGCTGGTTTGGACTTTTGAGGCTTGGCCGTGCGTTTTGTGCCCATATCGTGATTCTACATCCGCCGTCCTATATTTCCAGATAAATGGCGGCGTTCGCGGAGCGGTGTAAGGGCCCCCATCCGGATCAGCCCCAAAGGGGCGCCAGCCTGTAGCCAGGGGCGCAAGCCCTGGTCGCGAGCCCCTGGTGCCAAACCCCACCCATGCCGACCAGCCCCGAAGGGGCGCAAGGGTGCAGCCAGGGGCGCGAGCCCCTGGTTCTGAACGCCACCCATGCGAATGAGCCCCGGAGGGGCGACAGAAAGACAGAAAGATACGGCGATCATGGGCCAGACCCCGACCTGCCTGCATTGCCATTTGGTCTTCAGCACCAGGAACCGCCTGCCGCGGATCACCCCCAACCTGCTGCACCGATCAATACCCACTCGTCCAGGCACGAATCGGTCGCCCCGCTGGGGCTTCCTGAACCACGCAATACGCATTCCAGGGGCTCACGCCCCTGGCTACACACCTTCGCCCCGTTGGGGCGAGCGCGTCGGCCCATGGCCAAATACCCAGCACGCGATACCCGCGCGCTGCGAACTACAGCCATGGAGCAAAAAACCAGGTGCGTCCCATTTCCATCACGGTCGGGCGGCCCTGCCTCAGACTGCAAAGCCGCGATTTGCATGGTCGCGAAAGGTGCGCGCTACATCGCATCCCGAAAACTTCTAGCAGCAAGGTACCCCAAGTGAGTGTACAGGAAGGCGCACAACACCATTAGCAGGTAGAAGAACAGGATTTCCCAGTGTCTGAGGCTCCATCGCCGTGTCCACGCCAGCCAGATGCCGAAGGTGATCACTACCCACACAATATAGACAGCGGCTGTCTGCGTTAAGAGACTCGCTGCGGACGCACCGAAAGGACCGAACGTCCCTTTCAGAAGAATGCGGCCGTAGATGATGACACCAGCGCCGACGAGCGGCGTAATTCCGCAGGCACCCATGCAGGATGCATGGCTGGGAACGTCCTTGCCTCGCCTGGAACAGACGAACCAGATAACCCAAGGCAGGACAAATACCAAGACAAAGCCGACCAGTAACCTGAGGAATTCATATGTGCTCGTCTGCACAGGTATAGTCTCTTCTGAACTATCCGGTCGTGCCGTTTTGAGCCGTAGTCGAGCGAGCCTCGGCCGAAAGCCTCCGCGTTCACACGAATATAACCTATCAGGCACATGAACTCAAGGATCAAGTGCATCTGACCTGATCATGAGGCAGTCTCCCGTCAGGCGGAGAGCAACTTGCGAACTGTCTCGGCGATTCGCGGGGGATCGGGGCGGTAGGCGTTTTCGAGGATAGGGGCGAAGGGGACGGGGATGTCGGCTGAGGCGATGCGGGTGACCGGGGCGCGGAGGCGGTCGGCGAATCGTTCGGCAATCTCGGCTGCGAGTTCGGCGGCGACGCCGCCGGTGCGCGGGCCTTCCTCGACGATGACCGCGCGGCCGGTCTTGGCGATCGATTGGCCGAGAAGGTCCCAGTCGATCGGGCGCAGGCTGCGCAGGTCGATGACCTCGGCGTCGATGCCTTCGCCGGCCAGCGTCTGGGCGGCGAGTTGGCAGTGGTGGGCCATCAGCAGCCAACCGATGAGGGTCACGTCGCGGCCTTCGCGACGAATTGCGGCACTGCCGATCGGCACCACGTAGTCTTCGCCAGGCACCTCGCCGCCCGCGTCGAGCGAGCCGCTTTCCGAGCGGGCGCCCTTGGAGCCGTAGAGCAGCTTATGCTCGAAGATCATCACCGGGTTGCCGTCGCGGACGGCGGCTTTGAGCAGGCCCTTGGCGTCGTAGGCGGTTGACGGGGCGACGAGTTTGATACCCGGCACGCCCATGACGAACCGCTCCATGTTCTGGGCGTGCTGAGCGCCGCGGCCGGTCGCGCCGACCGGGACGCGCATGACCATCGGCACGGTCGCCCGGCCGCCGGACATGTAGGTCAGCTTGGCCACGTTGCTGACGACCTGGTCCATTGCGCAGAGGAGGAAGTCGCCGTACTGGACGTCGGCAATGGGGATCAGGCCCATCATGGCCGCCCCAGCCGCCGCCCCGAAAAAACCCGCCTCGGCGATCGGTGTGTTCCAGACGCGGTCGGGGAACTGCTTCTCCAGGCCCAACGTGACGGTGAACGCGCCGCCCCATCCGCCGGGGATTCCGATGTCCTCGCCGATACAGAAGACCCGCTGGTCCCTGGCCATTTCTTCGGCGATCGCCTCTCGCAGGGCTTCCGCGATGCTCATCCGTTTGCCGCTCATGCGCAGACCTCCCGTCCAAACACACCGGCGGTCAGATCGTTGACATCGACGTCCGGCTGGGTGCGCGCGTATTCGACCGCTTCGTCAATTCGCTGCTCGACCGTCTTGTCGATTTCATCGAGAGCTGCCGCTTCGACGCTGTGGTTTTGCGTCAGTACCTTTCGAAACCGGCCGATCGGTTCGCTGGCCTTGGCCCGCTCGCGTTCATCCTTCGGCTGATAGGCGCAGGGGTCGCGGCGCGAGTGGCCGGTGATGCGGTAGGTTTCCAGTTCCAGCAGGACCGGTCCGCGTCCTTCGCGGCATTGGTCGACCGCCTGTCGCGCCGCTTCGTAAACGGCCAGCACGTCGTTGCCGTCGACGGTTTGGCTGCGGATGCCGTAGCCGGCGGCGCGATCGGCCACGTGCGGGATTCGCATCACCTTCGAGACGTGCGTCGAGGCCCCATAAAGATTGTTCTCGCAGACAAACACCACCGGCAGGTCCCAGATCGCTGCCAGGTTGACGCCCTCATGAAAGGCCCCTTCGCTGGTCGCCCCGTCGCCGAAGAAGCACGCACAGACGCGATCTTCCTTGCGGATCCTGAACGCCAAGCCGATTCCCGCCGCCAGCGGAATGGCGCCTCCGACGATGGCGATGGCGGGCACCATGCCCTTTTCGAGATTGCCGATGTGCATCGATCCGCCCTTGCCGCGGCAACAGCCGGTATCCTTGGCGAACAGTTCCGCCATCATCTCATTCGGCGTGAGCCCCTTGGCCAACGCGTGCCCGTGAGGCCGGTGCGTTGACGTAATCACGTCGTCCGGCCGCAGCGCGGCGCAGACGCCAACCGCCGTCGCCTCCTGCCCCTGACACTGATGGATCGTCCCCGGCATCTGGCCTTCGAGGAACAGCAGCTTGACCCGCTCTTCGAATTGGCGGATCAGCACCATCCGTTCGTACAAACCCAGGAGGAACTCCCGGGACAACTCCTTCGGATCGCTCATGACGCACCTACTCCAGAATGGCGATAACCTGTCCGGTCGCGACCTTTTCCTCGGGCTGGACCAGGATTTGGGCGAGTTTGCCGGAGGCCACCGACTCGACCTCCATGGCCGCTTTGTCGGTTTCGACCTCAAAGAGCATCTGCCCGCGCTGAACATCCTGGCCGATCTCGACGAGCCAGCTCTTCAACGTGATTTCATCCGTGGTGGTGCCCAGGTCGGGCATTCGAATCTCAGTCGCCACTTTGTGTCTCCTTCGCTTGGCCGACGCTTCCCAACGCTCCGATGCGCTCCAGCACCGCGTCGCGCACCGCCAGCCGCCCGGCTGTCATCACATCCTGGGGTCCGCCCATGCCCAGGAGCTTGTGCGGGTCCGGTTCGTCGCACGCCAAGGCCTTGCGGATCGTATCGAGATAGGCACGTTTCAGGTATGTGCCATAGCAGACCTTGGCCACACCCAGGCCGATCGCCTCGCGCAGCGATCCGTCGGCGATCCCAGTCCCGCCGTGCAGATCGAGCGGCACATTGACCCGTTTGGCAATCGCCGCCAGAAGCTCAAGGTCCAGGTTCCGCCGGCCGTCGGCGAGGGCATGGACGTTGCCCACGCTGACCGCGATCAGGTCCACACCGGTTTGGTCGACGAACGCGGCGGCGGCGTCGGGATCGGTGGCTTGGCCGTGGCCGGTGTTCGCAGCGTCGGCGCCCCAGGAAAGTTCGCCCACCTCCGCCTCCATGATCGCCCCGTGCTGATGGGCAAATGCCGCCAAGTCGCGCACCCGCCGGATGCACTGGTCGGCCGACGCGTCCGGGTCGTCGAGCATCGCCTGGGAAAAGCCCGCCAGGATGGCCTGGCGGATGCATTCGTCGCGGGAGCACTCGTTAAAGAGCATTCCCACCGGCACTGAGGCGGACTGGGCCGCCGCGCGGGCTACGGTCGCGTACCATTCAATCCGTTCGGCGGCCAGCCGCTGCGGGCGGGTCAGGAATTCCCCGTTAAAGCCGATCAGGATCGGCGAGCGGACCTGCTCAGCCGCGTCGATCACACCGGCCAGCGACTCGACGTTCCAGCTCTCGAAATATCCGACGGCGTAGCCGCCGCGACGGGCGTCCCCAATCAACCTGGCAACCGGAACCAGAGACATTCAACTTACCTCCGCATGTTCGACGTCGACCACGTGCACGTCCTTGCCCATCTCGCAGAGCGTCTCGAGGTCCTCCTCAGGCGTCAGCGCGTCGGTGACGACGTCGCTGATCTCCGAGATATCGAGCACCTTTGAAAGGGCCCGCTGACCGAACTTGGTGTGGTCGGCCAGCAGCACCACCTGCGAGGACCGCTTGGCCATCACCTGCTTGATCCGGAACGTGGCGGGCGACGACTCGAAGGTCCCTTCGTCCGGCACAAAACCCTTGGTGGATACGAAAGCAACGTCCACGAAATACCGACCGGCCGCCTCTTCACAGTCCGGGCCGACAAAACACAAACTCGACGGGTCGCACTCGCCGCCCAGGCCGATTACCGAGTTGCCGCCGGAACGGCACAACTCCATGCACGCGGCGGCTGAGTTGGTTACCACGATCAGATCCGACCGCTTGCGGGCCAGTTGCCGGGCCAACTCCAGGCACGTGGTCCCACCGTCCAGGTATAGCGTCGTCCCCGCTTCCAGCAGTCCCACGGCGCGCTCGGCGATGGCCCGCTTCTGGGCCACCTGCCGGGCCATTCGCGTCGAAAGCTCGTTTTCGTACCAGTAGGCTGGGGCATCGGCCCGTTGAACTCCGCCCAGCGTCTTGATCGCCCGCCCCTGGCCCACGAGACGATCGACGTCCCGCCGGGCGGTCATGGCTGAGACCCCCAGGTGTTCGATGAGTTCCTGGTACGAGCAGGCCCCCCGCTGCTCCAGCAACTCAACGATTGTCTGCTGACGTTCCTGAATGCTCATTGTCCGTATTCCCGTACGTTGGACTGGCTGGTGAACCGGCCAAAGCTGGTATGTGTTCGATACTACCATGATTATGGTTAAAAATCATCACGGCAGTGGTTATTTTTACCACATAATTACAGCTACTGGACGATTAGAGGTAGACAGAGAAGGGAGGCGGGAATGGTAGCCACGGAGGGTGGCGATCAGGAAGGGCAAGAAGCCTGACAGAAGAGGCCCGCACTTCTTATTCGCCTGGCAGCGAGAAGTAGAACGCGGTGCCTTCGCCGTATTCCGAGGCGACCCACATCCGGCCGCCGTGGCGTTCGATGATGCGTTTGACCAGGGCCAGGCCGATCCCGGCGCCGGGGAAACGCTCGCGGTCGGCGTGGAGGCGTTTGAACACCACGAAGATCTGGTCGAGGTACTGCGGCTCGATGCCGATGCCGTTGTCGCGTACGCAGAAGACCCACTCGCCGTTGCTCGGTTCGGCTGCGATGTGCACGTGCGGCGCGCGGTCGTCACGGCGAAACTTGATTGCGTTTTCGATCAGGTTCTGGAACACCTGGGTCAGTTGCGTGGCGTCGGCGCGCACGGTCGGCAGGGGATCAACCACAAGCTGCGCCCCGGCCTCCTCGATCCTCAGCCGCAGATTGGCCCGGGCCCGCGCGAGCGCCTCGTCGCACCGGACCGGCTCAGGCGTTCCGCCCTGGGAGTTGACCCGCGAGTAGGCCAGCAGGCCCTTGATGAGCTGACTCATCCTCACGGCCCCTTCGACGATCAGGCCCATGTACTGCCGCCCGTCGTCGTCCAGCTTGTCGCGGTACTTACGATCCAGCATCTGGACGAAGCTGGCCACCTGGCGCAGCGGTTCCTGGAGGTCGTGGCTCGAGGCGTAGGCGAACTGCTGGAGGTCCTGGTTTGAGCGGCTCAGGTCCTCAACGGTCGCGGCCAGCTGCGCCGTACGCTCGCGGACCCGCTCCTCCAGTTCATTACGGGCCCGGCGAAGCTCTTCAGTCTGGGCCTGGAGTTCCTCGGCTTGGGTCTGGAGTTCTTCCGCCTGCGACTGGAGCTGCTCGTTGAACTCTCGGAGCGTCCGCTCGACTTGCTTCTGCTCGGTGACTTCGTGGGCCACCACATTGATGGCCTCGACGCGACCATGCTCATCTTTCAGCGGCAGCCAGTGCTCGATCCATATTCGCTCGACACCCGGCTGGGCCGGGGTGGCGCCGGTGATTTCGATATTCAGTACGGGCTCGCCGGTGCGGAAGATCCGCTGCGCCAGCCTCTCAACAGGTTCGACCAGATCGGGCACCACCTCCCGCACCGTCCGTCCCAGGTGTTCCTCAGCGGGCACGCCGTTGATTTCGGCCAGCCGCTTGTTGACCCGCACGTACCGCATCTCGCGATCGAAGACGCACAGTCCCACCGGGGCCGATTCGTATATCGCCTCGATTTCCGCCAGTTGTTCTCGCACCTGCCGTTCACGGGCCCGCAAGGCTTCGTCGGCGCGGCGGCGTTCGGTGACGTCGAGGAAGACACAGGCAAACTGGTTTTCAGCCGGACGGTAGGCGAAGACTTCGTACCAGCGGTCCAAAGGCGTACTGCACTGCTCCAGGTGGGCCGGTTCTCCGGTCTGGACAACACGTCCGAAGGTCTGGATCCACATCGGATCGTTGCCGGGCAGAACCTCCAGTACGGTTCGGCCGAGGATATCCCCGCGCTTCAGGCCGGTAAGCCGCTCGAATGCCGGGTTGACGTCCAGAAAGCGGTAGTCGCACGGACGGCCCTCGCCGTCGAAGAGCATCTCGTGCAGTCCGAAGCCTTCGTTCATCGCGTTGAACAGGCTGCGGTACCGCTCCTCGCTGGCCTGCAACTGCTGCTCCCAGCGTTTGCGGTCGGTGATGTCCTGGGCGATCCCAAAGCCGCCCAAGAGGCCGCCGCCGTCATCGAGCTCCAGGTATGCTTTCTCTCGAACCCACTTGACCTGACCGTCCACCACGATGCGGTGCTCGATGTCGTAGGGCTCGCCCCGCCCGCTTGCGTTCCACCGGGCATCGACGTACTCTCGGTCGTCGGGATGGACGACTTCCAGGAACGTTTCGTAGGTGAGAGGCACGCCGCTGGGCACACCGAATATCCGATAAGTCTCGTCGGACCAGGTAAGGACGTTTTGGCGGGCGTCGAGCCGCCAACTGCCGATCTGTCCGACCTCCTGGGCGCGGTCGAGGTCCTTGCGGCTCTGGACCAGTTCCTCGGTGCGCTGGGCCACACGGCATTCGAGGGTCTGATTCAATTCCTCGAGCGCCGCTTGGGCCCGCTTGCGATCCGTGACGTCCAGCCCCACCTCCATGATCAGGGGCGAACCGTCAGCGTCGGTGAACGGGAAATCATACACTTCGTAATCTCGCCCGTCGGGCCCGGTCCAGTCCCAACGGTGAGGCGCGCCGGTCCGGAGCACCTTGAAGGTCTCGCATATCTCGCACGGTTCAGACCGGCCGAACAGGTACTCGTAGCATCGCCGCCCCTGGGATTTGCCGAACCGGTCTTCGAAGAAACGGTTGGCAAAGGGAACTCGGTAGTCGGGATCCAGCAATATCGCGTAGACGGGCATCATGTCCAGGACATCGTGGAACCGCTGGCGCTCAGCCGTCACGGCCGCGACGGCCGCAGCCAGTTCGGCCGTCCGCTCCTCCACGCGGATCTCCAACTGATCCTTCATCGCCCGCAGGGCCTCTTCGGTCCGCTTGCGATCGGTCACGTCACGTCCGTAGAAGTTCACGTACGACTCGCCGGGCGGGCGCACCGCGGCGAACCAGAACGTGCGTCCCGAAGGGTGCAGCAGTTCCGTCTCCAGCGGCCCGTCTTTTTCCCACGCTTGCGTCAGCAGCGCCCGTGCGGGGGCGGGCGTCATGCCTTCCGAAGGGACATCCTGCCCCGCCAGCCAGGCCTGTCCCGCCTCGTTGGCGTACATCACCGCCCCATCGGCTGCGATCCGAAGCACCGGGTTGGGGTTCTCCTCCGGGAACTGGGCCAGGCGCCGCTGGGCCTCGAG
The DNA window shown above is from Phycisphaerae bacterium and carries:
- a CDS encoding nucleotidyltransferase; this translates as MNQSFLTLLELLTAKEVDFVIIGGFAGVVHGCTYVTQDVDICCDFSVPNLLKLAEALKDVHPVHRMTPARLKLELTELNAGQYNNLYLDTDVGQLDCLSFVEGVGDFPKVKENSLLIDVDGLRMRVLSLDAFIDSKKATNRPRDRQMIEQAKRIKKKQ
- a CDS encoding class II fructose-bisphosphate aldolase, yielding MSLVPVARLIGDARRGGYAVGYFESWNVESLAGVIDAAEQVRSPILIGFNGEFLTRPQRLAAERIEWYATVARAAAQSASVPVGMLFNECSRDECIRQAILAGFSQAMLDDPDASADQCIRRVRDLAAFAHQHGAIMEAEVGELSWGADAANTGHGQATDPDAAAAFVDQTGVDLIAVSVGNVHALADGRRNLDLELLAAIAKRVNVPLDLHGGTGIADGSLREAIGLGVAKVCYGTYLKRAYLDTIRKALACDEPDPHKLLGMGGPQDVMTAGRLAVRDAVLERIGALGSVGQAKETQSGD
- a CDS encoding carbohydrate kinase family protein, yielding MTSGKVDVVVAGHACVDIFPSVPAFTGSFAELFRPGKLINVEAATISTGGVVPNTGLPLRRLGKTVRLMGKCGNDLFGSALVDKLTSQATGDEISMRVVDGETTSYTIVISPPGIDRIFLHCPGANDTFDAADIDQTVVAAADLFHFGYPPLMARTYGNGGQELAQIMANAKSAGATTSLDLALPDPAGPSGQVDWPAIFRRTLPHVDLFVPSIEELAFTLQRSAFDTLLARAADGDLLAGIDGKLLGELGQACIDAGVAVVVIKCGRLGLYVRTAGKQRLEKTGRARPGSLDDWADRELFEPSYHVEKVVSAAGSGDNAVAGFLAAYLNGCGVEDALRYACAVGAQNVQVLDTTSGVKSWDETTRQVRANRPKNEVTIPLRDWR
- a CDS encoding DeoR/GlpR transcriptional regulator — encoded protein: MSIQERQQTIVELLEQRGACSYQELIEHLGVSAMTARRDVDRLVGQGRAIKTLGGVQRADAPAYWYENELSTRMARQVAQKRAIAERAVGLLEAGTTLYLDGGTTCLELARQLARKRSDLIVVTNSAAACMELCRSGGNSVIGLGGECDPSSLCFVGPDCEEAAGRYFVDVAFVSTKGFVPDEGTFESSPATFRIKQVMAKRSSQVVLLADHTKFGQRALSKVLDISEISDVVTDALTPEEDLETLCEMGKDVHVVDVEHAEVS
- a CDS encoding PAS domain S-box protein; translation: MNDVYLVTDVQGLIQQANPAAAAMFGGDDLVGRSLLELVDPDARAALADILNTGRTGTDPGRWQGRLISRGTPVSVHAHIRSGRDPDGRPTGFSWLIQRRDGQHAAVADALQRSENRYRELVQNANSAIIRWSRDGTITFLNEFAQKLFGWSADEVIGKHVGILVPERESTGTDLTGLVQDIVEHPDRYVNIVNENICRDGRRVWMAWTNRAILDEHGRVTEILAVGSDVTDRKYAEDAVNRTTQRYALLAETAGALLRADDPQTVVEDLCDKVMRHLDCDVFFNFLAGEGGERLYLNACAGISAETAEKIRHLDFGVAVCGSVAQDRRRIIAHDIQHTPDQRTDLIKTWGVQAYCCHPLMAGDRLIGTLSFGTKRRTHFTDDETELMRAVSDQVAVAMERKRALEAQRRLAQFPEENPNPVLRIAADGAVMYANEAGQAWLAGQDVPSEGMTPAPARALLTQAWEKDGPLETELLHPSGRTFWFAAVRPPGESYVNFYGRDVTDRKRTEEALRAMKDQLEIRVEERTAELAAAVAAVTAERQRFHDVLDMMPVYAILLDPDYRVPFANRFFEDRFGKSQGRRCYEYLFGRSEPCEICETFKVLRTGAPHRWDWTGPDGRDYEVYDFPFTDADGSPLIMEVGLDVTDRKRAQAALEELNQTLECRVAQRTEELVQSRKDLDRAQEVGQIGSWRLDARQNVLTWSDETYRIFGVPSGVPLTYETFLEVVHPDDREYVDARWNASGRGEPYDIEHRIVVDGQVKWVREKAYLELDDGGGLLGGFGIAQDITDRKRWEQQLQASEERYRSLFNAMNEGFGLHEMLFDGEGRPCDYRFLDVNPAFERLTGLKRGDILGRTVLEVLPGNDPMWIQTFGRVVQTGEPAHLEQCSTPLDRWYEVFAYRPAENQFACVFLDVTERRRADEALRARERQVREQLAEIEAIYESAPVGLCVFDREMRYVRVNKRLAEINGVPAEEHLGRTVREVVPDLVEPVERLAQRIFRTGEPVLNIEITGATPAQPGVERIWIEHWLPLKDEHGRVEAINVVAHEVTEQKQVERTLREFNEQLQSQAEELQTQAEELQAQTEELRRARNELEERVRERTAQLAATVEDLSRSNQDLQQFAYASSHDLQEPLRQVASFVQMLDRKYRDKLDDDGRQYMGLIVEGAVRMSQLIKGLLAYSRVNSQGGTPEPVRCDEALARARANLRLRIEEAGAQLVVDPLPTVRADATQLTQVFQNLIENAIKFRRDDRAPHVHIAAEPSNGEWVFCVRDNGIGIEPQYLDQIFVVFKRLHADRERFPGAGIGLALVKRIIERHGGRMWVASEYGEGTAFYFSLPGE